A stretch of DNA from Candidatus Hydrogenedentota bacterium:
CGGGCAGGTGGATCAATTCAATCTCTTCTCCGTTGAAGTGGACGGACACCTTGTCTTCATATGTGACAACCGGCAAAGCCTCCTTCGGTTTGTCGGTGCTGAGCCGTCCCCGGACGTTCTCGTGGGCGATGATAACCGCTTCTTTGCCGAAGGCCGCGTTGCCGCCCGTGTGATCGCCGTGGAAGTGGGTGTTGAGCACAAACTTCAGCGGCCCGGGGTTGATGCCTTTGAGCAACTCCCGCACACGGGGCTCGTCTTTCTCGAACTTGTCATCCACGATGAGGATACCATCCTCGCCCGCCGATACGCCGATGTTTCCGCCGCTGCCTTCGAGCATGTGGATGTTGCCCGCGATATGCACCGGTGTGATGGCTTCGTCCTGGGCCTGAACGAGAGCCACACCGGCGGCGAGCACGACGAGGGGAATGAAAAGATAGAGGGCGCGTTTCGTCATTGGAGTCTCCTTGGCTGCTGCCTGCAATTCGCTGTTCCATTTACGATGCCACGACGGTATGCGTATTGCAAGCCGTACGCATTGAGGTCGTCAACGCGGCCCGCCTATGCTCGCCACATGAACGCGCGCTTCGCGATTCATCGGTTTGGGCGCGATCAGGATCTCGACATCCTGCCCTAAGGCGTTAAGAAAGCGAAACAGGCGATCAATTGAAAACCCATCCAGCTTACAACGCACGATATCGCTGACTTTGGCTTGCGTAGTGCCCATGAGCCCCGCAGCTTCGGACTGCGTCAGGCCGCGTTCAGAGAGGGTGCGGTGAATCGCGTTGGCGAGTTGTGCTTTGGCATGAAGGTCGTCCGAATCGGGCAGCGCCAGTAACGCGAACAGATTCCCGTCGGCGGGGACTGTGTTTTCATTTGTTTTCAAAGTCGGACTCTCTTTCCAGCGCTTGTCTCAAACGCGCTTCAATGAGCTCAATTTCGTGTCGAGGCGCCTTAATACCGTGAGTGGATTTCTTCTGGAACACATGGAGCACGTAGACTTGGTGAATCAGGCTGGCTATGTATACCGAGCGAAAGGTATCGGTGTCGTAGCGAACAACAATTTCCATGACCGAAGCTTTAAACCCCTTCAGGGGCTTTTGTATTTCCCGGTGTTTCTCCAGATTGAACGCGGCTCAATGAATAGCCCATCTCCCGGACAACCACCTCCGGGAATGCTTTGAGCACCTTCAAGGAGTCGCCCAGGAATTCGAGCGCTTTCATAGCCACCCTCTAGTTATCCCATATTTGGGATACCGCGTCAAGTCTCCTACTTATTCCCATCCGTCACCCCGGGCCAGGTATCCGTGCGGAAGGGCGATGCGGGCAGTCCCTCCGTGTTGTACAAATTACACACGGGATTGTCGGCCCAGGCGTAGCGCACCGCCAGGGGACTGACCACCGACGCGCTGGTTACCACTACGGTGTCGCCATCAATGCTGGCGTCGGCCCAGACGAACTTCTGATCGGCCCCGGCGATGGCGAAGCCCTTGAGAGGCGCGCCGCCGGGTGTGGTGAGTCCGCCGCCGACGTGGTTGAAGTGGATACGAATTGCGTTGCCCTCGGTGCTGTGGCGGCTGTAGAGCGGCCCGGAATACGTGAGCTTCTCGCCACCGTAGTGCCGCGCCCAGAGCGAAAGGCGACGCCCCACGTCCTGTTTGTTCTGCGGGTGGATGTCTTCCGCTTCGCCAATGTCGATGATGGTGGCCATGCCGGTATTGGGGGACTTGAGGGTCATGAGCTGGGCCTCGCGCAGCTCCGCCCAGGCGCTGGGACCGGGATCGGGCGCGACCGCCATGAAGTTCGCCAGTTGCACATAGAGGAAGGGGAAATCGCCCTGGCCCCACCGCGCGCGCCAGTCGGCGATCATGGCGGGAAAGAGCGTGCGATACTGGAAAGCGCGGCCCGCGTTGCTTTCGCCCTGATACCAGATGGCGCCCTTGACGCCATAGGGGATCAGGGGGTTGATCATGGCGTTGAAGAGCACGCCCGGCACGTTGGGATCGCCCTCCCGCAGGAGCGGCGCGGCGGGCTGGGGCGGGATATCCCGCAGATAGGCGCCGGGCCGGTTCATCCATTCCCCGGCCAGGGAAATCTTCGGGGCATTGGGCACACCGGCGAGGGTGAGGTAGAGATCGTCGGGAATCCCGCAGATCCCGCCCACGTTTCCCATGTCGTATACGCGCACCGCGATAACGTTCGTCCCGGCGCTCACGACGCCGCCGGGCACCGAGTAGTTTCGAAAGACCGTGGCCGACTGAGTACCCTCGTTTTTTCCAACGAGCGTGCCGTTGAACCAGGTACGGTCCATGTCGTTGACGGGTCCGAGGGAGAGGGTCAGGTCCTTACCCGCCCAGTCCGCGGGGAGTTCCACCACTTTGCGATACCACATGAAACCGTCGAGATCTTCATAGCCCGCCTTTTCCCACACACCGGGCAGCGTGGCGGTGCGCCAGTCGCGCGGATCGACTTCTGGAGCGGCCCAGATCGGGTTCCCGTCCTGATGGCCCTTATCATAGGTGGCGAGATTGGCGTTCCACTTCGCCAGGGCTTCCTTGTAAGCCGCTTCAGCTTTCGGAATGTTGGGGGCCTCCGCATCCATCTGGTCCAGCTTCACCTTGAAATCAGGCAGGGCGCGCAGGGCCTCTTCGCTGCACCAGGCCTCGCAGATGGTGCCGCCCCAGGAGCTGTGGACCAGGCCAATGGGCACACCGAGCGCCTGGTGCAGATCGCGCCCGAAAAAGTACGCGACAGCGGAGAAGTTCGGTACGGTCTGCGGCGAGCACACGATCCAGCCGGCCGTTTCCACGTGATCTTTCGGGCTGAAGCTGGTCACGGGGGGCGTGGTGATATAGCGGATGTTGGGATAGTTCGCCGCGGCAATTTCGGCCTCGCGATTTTTCACCCCGAAATCGCCGTTGCGCACGGGCCACCACATGTTGGACTGGCCCGAAGCGATCCACACATCGCCGATGAGCACATCGCTCAGGGTGATGGTGTTTTTCCCCGCGACCGTGAGCGTGTGGGGTCCCCCCGCGGGCAGGGGCGCCAGACGGGCCATCCACGTGCCATCCTTGTCCGCCCTGGCCGTGGCGCTTTGCCCGGCAAGCTTCACCGTAACCCGGTCGCCGGGGGCGGCCCAGCCCCATACGGGTATTTTCATGTCGCGCTGGAGCACCATGTGGTCGGTGAAGAGCGCGGCGAGTCGCACATCGGCGCTGAGCCCGGTGGAATCGGCGTTGCGGGGCGTGGTGGCGCAGCCACTGATGACTACAGCAATGACGAAAAATAAATTACGCAGGATGTGCATGGTGAACTCCCGTAGATTCAGCACGGAATGTGGCATCCGCCTATGGTGTATGCCGCACTCTTTTGTCTCTCCCTGTAAATTGGTCGTTGTGGCAATTTACGATTCCCACATTGTATAAGAAGTACCGACCAAAGGCTATCGTAATCCAACCAGGCAGGAAACGTGTCATGCGCAGCAAATCCTATCCATTGAAATGTGCCGTGGGCATCGCAATCGGACTCTGTGGAATCGCCCAGGCGGCGAACCAGGCGGCGGGCGTGAACCCGGACACGGGTCTGGCCACGGCGGTTCTGGTGGAGGACAAGGCCCTGGCCCACACGACGCAACTGTTACCCGTGGACTCGGGCGGCATGATCGTGGGCGATACGCTGGACGCGCAACTGGCGCAGGTCGTGAAGAATGTCGCCACGGTACTCGGCGAAGTGGGCTCGGGCCTGGAGCAGATTGCCCGGCTGAACGTATACGTTTCGACCAACGCGCAGGTGGGCGAGGCCGAGTTGCTGCTGAAGAATCACCTCGGACCGAACGCGCACCCGGCGGTCACCTTCGTGGTGGCTGCGCTGTCCGACCCCGCCGCGCTGGTGGGGCTGGACGCGATCGCCTCCGTGGACGATGCCAAAGCGCCGGGATCCGTGGCGCGCCACACGAGTGCGGCGCTGCCCGCGCGGAACGGTATCGCCCATGTGGCGGTGTTGCCGAAAGGCCGCGCCCTTTACATCTCCGGCATGGCGGAGCAGGACACCCAGGATCAGGCGGAAGCCTCCACGGGCACGATGGAACAGCTCCACGGCGTGCTCGCGCTGAACAAGATTGGCCCGGAACACGTGGTGCACCTCAAGGCCTACATGAAGCCCCAAAGCGCGGTGCCCGTGGCGGAGAAGGCCATGGCGGCTTTCTATCCCGGCGCGGCGGCGCCGCCCATGACCTTTGTGGACTGGCTCAACGAAATCCCCACGGAGATCGAGTTGATCGCCTGGATTCCCGACGCGAGCGAGAGTGACGACCCGGTGCTGCACTTGTGGCCCGCCGATGTGACGCCGTCGAATGTGTACTGTCGTTATTCCGTGGTAAACTCCCCCTCGCGCATCTACACGAAGGGATTTACCGCGAATGGCGCGCTGGATCCCGCAGGTCAGGTGCACGACATTTTCGCGCAATTAAAGGCGGCCGTCGAGCCGCTGGGCAGTGATTTTCTTCATCTGGTGAAGGCGACGTACTATGTGACCGCGGAGGACACGAGCACCGCGCTAAACCAGATTCGCCCCGAGTACTATGATCCGCAGCGCCCCCCCGCGGCCTCAAAGGCCACCGTAGCGGGAACGGGCTTCGGTGATCGCGGGCTGGTGCTCGATATGATCGCGGTGGGAAAGCGATAGGCGTGCGGGCTGACGGCCGTCAATGCCCCTACCAAACCGCCTCATACCCGTCCGCCGCCAGGTCCCACGTCTTCCCATAGACGTGCACGCGCTTCGTATCTCTGCCCTCGGAATCCTCCAGCGGCAGTCCCGCATGGGTCCAGGCGAGCAGGCTGCCCTTCAGGTTGAAGACATCAAAACCTTTCTGGCGCAGCTCGTCCGCGTAGACGCCGCTCCGCGCCCCTATCGTGCAATAGGTGACCACCGTCTTGTCGCGGTACGTCTCTTCCGCCGCTGCAAAAGCCTCCGCCGTAATAGCGCCGGGAATCATCGACACCGCTTGTTCTTCAGCCGTGCGCACGTCTACAAGCACAACACCCTTGGATTTCTGAAGGTCCGCAACACCCTGGGGAGCAATTTCTTTGACTTCGAGGAAGTCCTTGCGGTACCCCGCATACATGGTCTCGATTTGCTCGAGGGGCGTTGCGTTGGTGGCAGGCGTTGGTCCAATGTCCGTAGAATTACATGCTGTCAGAAGCAGCGCCATTCCCATGATCAAAATCGTTCGTGCGATCATCGTGTTCCAGTATCAGCAGTCATTTTGGCAAAAGCAGACGTAACCCGTGCGGGCCGTTACCAGCGATTTCGAATGGACTCGGGATCCCTTCTAGAGTGCAAGACCGACACGACTTGCATCTCACCATCACGAATCCGATACACGACGGAGCATGGAAATCGGCGAAGCCCTGCCTTGCGGCAATCGTCATCAAATATTGGAAAAGAGGTGGGAAACATCCGTGCGTTATCAACCACCTTCGCAACGGCACTAAGGAAGCGATCTCCCAATCCAGGTCTCGCGGCTTCGTAGTAGTTCATGGAATTGAGCAGCTCCGCCCTCGCCTGTGGATGCAGTCGGATTTTCATCGCGAGGAAAGTATTCTTCTTGCCTCCTCAAAGACATCTTCCGCAGGAATGAGCTCCACCTCGCCCCGATCAATCTCTCCGCAGCGTCGGCGAATCTCCTGGATCCAGGCTTGCTCGACATCCGCATCCATCTCATGGATGGAATCAAACAGGCTATGAGCCAGGAGGAGCCGCTCTTCCTCTGGTAGCGCGCTTGCCGCTTCCAGGATCTCTTGCGCCGTTGTCATGGATTCAGGTCTCCTTTTGCGTGATATTGGCTTACGGGCTCTTAACAGTGTGCCGGGAGCACAGGCCAAAGGTGTCTTCGAGTATGCTTAAATTATAGCATTGATCTCCGCACCTCGCGCCAACTACGTAAACGGCCCAAAGCATGGCCCGAACGGATCTCAACATCGAGAAATTATGAACAAAAATCTCAGCACCACCCTCCGCCTGTTCTATGACCTCATGTCGGCCCACCACGGCAAGACCCACTGGTGGCCCGGGGACACGCCCTTCGAGGTCTGCATCGGCGCCATTCTCACGCAGAACACCGCCTGGACGAACGTGGAAAAGGCCATCGTTAACTTGAAGCGCGAAAAGCTCATGACGCCCCGCGCGATGCTGGACGCCGACCCGGAAGTGCTGGAGGCTGCGCTGCGCCCTTCGGGCTATTTCCGACAGAAAGCCCTCCGCGTCCGCCTTTTCTGCCAGCATCTTGTTGACCACTACGGCGGCAGCGTGGCGCGGATGGCAAAGCGCCCCCTCCCGGAGCTCCGCCTTGAGTTGCTTGCCTTGAAGGGCATCGGCCCCGAGACCGCCGACGACATCCTCCTCTACGCCTGCGAGAAGCCGGTCTTCGTGGTGGACGCCTACACCCGCCGCATCTTCAGTCGCCATGGCCTCGTGCCGGGGGATATCAAGTACGAGGCCCTGCGGGCATTTTTCGAAGAGAATCTCGCCCCCGACGTGGACTACTTCAAAGAGTACCACGGGCTCATCGTGTGGACGGGGAAGGATTTCTGCAAGACGCGTCCGAACTGCGAGGGGTGCCCGCTACAGGGGACGCTGAAGCGCGGGCAGCCGGTGGTGGAATAGTCGCGATTAGATTCCGTGCATGCAGTCGAGATTCGCTGAATAACGGATGGGTGTTGAAGGGGCGGCGAAGATGGCGGGTGCCACCCTCAAGCGGGGCAGCTTCGCTGCGGGAGCTTGTGGGTGAAGGGGCTCAAGCGAGTGTGCTGCCGTTGAGCGCCTATAAGGAACCCAAGCGGTCATAGCCAAATCGCTTGCGAATTTCCGCAAAAAATTTCTTCGCCCGGTATGGCTTCAACGGCACCCGAATCGATTTCTTCTTTCCGGCGCTGTATTTCAATGGTCCATAGTTTCTCCGCTTCTTCCCTAAGCGGTTCCAGCCAGTAATACAGGGCATCAAAGATTTTCAGTTGTTCTTCCACAGGACGCTGGCGGGCCGCTTCAATGATCTCGTCGGCAGTCATGGCGTGCTCCATTTCGCGATCCGTTCGCGGGTCGCTCGCAGGTTCTGATTCTACTTCGCCAAGCGTGCGCCGCCGGAGCGGCACGGTATGCATTACCACGGCGGACCGTGGTAACGAGTCCTTACCGCGTTAGTCTACCATGTAGAGTCGAGAGTTTCTCGAACAAATGTCGATCCCTACACCAGCCGCCGCACCACATCTTCAATCACGCTCAGGCCCTCGCGCAACGCACCTTCCTTGATCACCAGGGGCGGGCAGATCTTCACCGCGCCGCCGCCCACGCCCACCGGCGCAAAGAGCATCACACCGCGCTTGTAGCATTCGTAGATGATGGTCCAGGCGAGATCGGGGTCGGGGTCCGTGCCCGTGGCGCCTTTGCGGCATTGCAACGAACACACGAGGCCCACGGAATCCCACGCGCCGATGCGGCCCTTCGACGCGGCGGCGATGGCGGTCGCACCCTCCTTCAATACGGGGTCAAGCTGTGCGGCGTGGGC
This window harbors:
- a CDS encoding endonuclease III domain-containing protein, translated to MNKNLSTTLRLFYDLMSAHHGKTHWWPGDTPFEVCIGAILTQNTAWTNVEKAIVNLKREKLMTPRAMLDADPEVLEAALRPSGYFRQKALRVRLFCQHLVDHYGGSVARMAKRPLPELRLELLALKGIGPETADDILLYACEKPVFVVDAYTRRIFSRHGLVPGDIKYEALRAFFEENLAPDVDYFKEYHGLIVWTGKDFCKTRPNCEGCPLQGTLKRGQPVVE
- a CDS encoding rhodanese-like domain-containing protein — protein: MARTILIMGMALLLTACNSTDIGPTPATNATPLEQIETMYAGYRKDFLEVKEIAPQGVADLQKSKGVVLVDVRTAEEQAVSMIPGAITAEAFAAAEETYRDKTVVTYCTIGARSGVYADELRQKGFDVFNLKGSLLAWTHAGLPLEDSEGRDTKRVHVYGKTWDLAADGYEAVW
- a CDS encoding type II toxin-antitoxin system RelE/ParE family toxin, translated to MKIRLHPQARAELLNSMNYYEAARPGLGDRFLSAVAKVVDNARMFPTSFPIFDDDCRKAGLRRFPCSVVYRIRDGEMQVVSVLHSRRDPESIRNRW
- a CDS encoding 9-O-acetylesterase yields the protein MHILRNLFFVIAVVISGCATTPRNADSTGLSADVRLAALFTDHMVLQRDMKIPVWGWAAPGDRVTVKLAGQSATARADKDGTWMARLAPLPAGGPHTLTVAGKNTITLSDVLIGDVWIASGQSNMWWPVRNGDFGVKNREAEIAAANYPNIRYITTPPVTSFSPKDHVETAGWIVCSPQTVPNFSAVAYFFGRDLHQALGVPIGLVHSSWGGTICEAWCSEEALRALPDFKVKLDQMDAEAPNIPKAEAAYKEALAKWNANLATYDKGHQDGNPIWAAPEVDPRDWRTATLPGVWEKAGYEDLDGFMWYRKVVELPADWAGKDLTLSLGPVNDMDRTWFNGTLVGKNEGTQSATVFRNYSVPGGVVSAGTNVIAVRVYDMGNVGGICGIPDDLYLTLAGVPNAPKISLAGEWMNRPGAYLRDIPPQPAAPLLREGDPNVPGVLFNAMINPLIPYGVKGAIWYQGESNAGRAFQYRTLFPAMIADWRARWGQGDFPFLYVQLANFMAVAPDPGPSAWAELREAQLMTLKSPNTGMATIIDIGEAEDIHPQNKQDVGRRLSLWARHYGGEKLTYSGPLYSRHSTEGNAIRIHFNHVGGGLTTPGGAPLKGFAIAGADQKFVWADASIDGDTVVVTSASVVSPLAVRYAWADNPVCNLYNTEGLPASPFRTDTWPGVTDGNK
- a CDS encoding XRE family transcriptional regulator, producing the protein MKTNENTVPADGNLFALLALPDSDDLHAKAQLANAIHRTLSERGLTQSEAAGLMGTTQAKVSDIVRCKLDGFSIDRLFRFLNALGQDVEILIAPKPMNREARVHVASIGGPR
- a CDS encoding addiction module protein codes for the protein MTADEIIEAARQRPVEEQLKIFDALYYWLEPLREEAEKLWTIEIQRRKEEIDSGAVEAIPGEEIFCGNSQAIWL
- a CDS encoding addiction module protein, with protein sequence MTTAQEILEAASALPEEERLLLAHSLFDSIHEMDADVEQAWIQEIRRRCGEIDRGEVELIPAEDVFEEARRILSSR
- a CDS encoding RidA family protein — translated: MRSKSYPLKCAVGIAIGLCGIAQAANQAAGVNPDTGLATAVLVEDKALAHTTQLLPVDSGGMIVGDTLDAQLAQVVKNVATVLGEVGSGLEQIARLNVYVSTNAQVGEAELLLKNHLGPNAHPAVTFVVAALSDPAALVGLDAIASVDDAKAPGSVARHTSAALPARNGIAHVAVLPKGRALYISGMAEQDTQDQAEASTGTMEQLHGVLALNKIGPEHVVHLKAYMKPQSAVPVAEKAMAAFYPGAAAPPMTFVDWLNEIPTEIELIAWIPDASESDDPVLHLWPADVTPSNVYCRYSVVNSPSRIYTKGFTANGALDPAGQVHDIFAQLKAAVEPLGSDFLHLVKATYYVTAEDTSTALNQIRPEYYDPQRPPAASKATVAGTGFGDRGLVLDMIAVGKR
- a CDS encoding MBL fold metallo-hydrolase, which encodes MTKRALYLFIPLVVLAAGVALVQAQDEAITPVHIAGNIHMLEGSGGNIGVSAGEDGILIVDDKFEKDEPRVRELLKGINPGPLKFVLNTHFHGDHTGGNAAFGKEAVIIAHENVRGRLSTDKPKEALPVVTYEDKVSVHFNGEEIELIHLPAGHTDTDSVVYFRGANVVHMGDLFFSGRFPFIDLENGGTVEGYLANVAKVLETLPDDVKIIPGHGPLSTKADLQKFHAMIDECFNTVKAQVNAGKTIQDIQAQGVPEPWKDWGWRFISAERWLITLHAAATK